From a single Nocardioides sp. dk884 genomic region:
- the moeZ gene encoding adenylyltransferase/sulfurtransferase MoeZ, with protein MSFTPLVEPADELTIDEVRRYSRHLIIPDVGMTGQKRLKNAKVLVIGAGGLGSPALLYLAAAGVGTIGIAEFDEVDESNLQRQIIHGQSDIGRPKAESARDAIQEANPYVNVVVHNERLDNDNVLGIFEGYDLIVDGTDNFATRYMVNDAAYFLKIPYVWGSIYRFDGQASVFWPHATDENGESVDAPCYRCLYPEPPPPGMVPSCAEGGVLGVLCASIGSIQVNEAIKLLTGIGDPIVGKLMIYDALEMEYRKLRVRKDPNCALCGENATVTGLIDYESFCGAISDEAADAAAGSTISVVQLEQMLKEREEGTRDFVLVDVREPNEYEINKIPGSVLIPKGEFLNGSALEKLPSDKQIVMHCKSGVRSAETLAIVKGAGFTDAVHVGGGVVAWVNQIDPSQPAY; from the coding sequence GTGTCCTTTACTCCCCTGGTGGAGCCGGCGGACGAGCTGACCATCGACGAGGTGCGTCGCTACAGCCGCCACCTGATCATCCCCGACGTCGGCATGACCGGGCAGAAGCGGCTGAAGAACGCCAAGGTGCTGGTCATCGGCGCCGGCGGCCTCGGCAGCCCCGCGCTGCTCTACCTGGCCGCGGCCGGGGTCGGCACGATCGGCATCGCCGAGTTCGACGAGGTCGACGAGTCCAACCTGCAGCGCCAGATCATCCACGGCCAGAGCGACATCGGCCGGCCCAAGGCGGAGTCGGCCCGCGACGCCATCCAGGAGGCCAACCCCTACGTCAACGTGGTGGTGCACAACGAGCGCCTCGACAACGACAACGTGCTGGGAATCTTCGAGGGCTACGACCTCATCGTCGACGGCACCGACAACTTCGCCACGCGCTACATGGTCAACGACGCGGCGTACTTCTTGAAGATCCCCTACGTCTGGGGCTCGATCTACCGCTTCGACGGCCAGGCGTCGGTCTTCTGGCCGCACGCGACCGACGAGAACGGCGAGTCCGTCGACGCGCCGTGCTACCGCTGCCTCTACCCCGAGCCGCCGCCGCCGGGCATGGTCCCCAGCTGCGCCGAGGGCGGCGTGCTGGGCGTGCTGTGCGCCTCGATCGGCTCGATCCAGGTCAACGAGGCGATCAAGCTGCTCACCGGCATCGGCGACCCGATCGTCGGCAAGCTGATGATCTATGATGCCTTGGAGATGGAGTACCGCAAGCTGCGGGTGCGCAAGGACCCCAACTGCGCGCTGTGCGGCGAGAACGCGACCGTCACCGGCCTGATCGACTATGAGTCCTTCTGCGGTGCGATCTCCGACGAGGCCGCCGACGCCGCGGCCGGCTCGACGATCTCGGTGGTCCAGCTCGAGCAGATGCTCAAGGAGCGCGAGGAGGGCACGCGTGACTTCGTGCTCGTCGACGTCCGCGAGCCCAACGAGTACGAGATCAACAAGATCCCGGGCTCGGTGCTGATCCCCAAGGGTGAGTTCCTCAACGGCTCCGCGCTGGAGAAGCTGCCCTCGGACAAGCAGATCGTCATGCACTGCAAGAGCGGCGTGCGCTCGGCCGAGACGCTGGCGATCGTGAAGGGTGCCGGCTTCACCGACGCCGTCCACGTCGGTGGCGGCGTGGTCGCCTGGGTCAACCAGATCGACCCCAGCCAGCCGGCGTACTGA
- a CDS encoding TetR/AcrR family transcriptional regulator, whose translation MPRRERRAQLLGAALEVFVAQGYHAAAMDDIAERAGVSKPVLYQHFPGKLDLYLALLDASCDTIIDNCRRALEGSHDNKVRVAAAIDAFYDYVASESGAFKLVFESDLTSEPAVREHTERVTTECASMIAEVITEDTDLPQPAARLLAVSLVGMAQVSARFWLAEAGGISRPDAAALVAGLAWRGIRGYPRTE comes from the coding sequence ATGCCGCGCCGCGAGCGACGCGCCCAGCTCCTCGGCGCAGCCCTCGAGGTCTTCGTGGCCCAGGGCTACCACGCGGCCGCGATGGACGACATCGCCGAGCGTGCCGGGGTCTCCAAGCCGGTGCTCTACCAGCACTTCCCCGGCAAGCTGGACCTCTACCTCGCGCTGCTCGACGCCTCGTGCGACACGATCATCGACAACTGCCGCCGCGCGCTGGAGGGCAGCCACGACAACAAGGTGCGGGTCGCGGCCGCGATCGACGCCTTCTACGACTACGTCGCCAGCGAGTCCGGCGCGTTCAAGCTGGTCTTCGAGTCCGACCTGACCAGCGAGCCCGCCGTCCGCGAGCACACCGAGCGGGTCACCACCGAGTGCGCCTCGATGATCGCCGAGGTGATCACCGAGGACACCGACCTGCCCCAGCCGGCCGCCCGGCTGCTCGCGGTCTCCCTGGTCGGAATGGCCCAGGTCTCCGCGCGGTTCTGGCTCGCGGAGGCCGGCGGCATCTCGCGTCCCGACGCTGCGGCGCTGGTGGCCGGCCTGGCCTGGCGCGGTATCCGCGGCTACCCCCGCACCGAGTGA
- a CDS encoding DUF3107 domain-containing protein, which yields MEVKIGVQHAPRELVVDTDVTGDHVQELLAQAVAADSVFTLTDVKGRTVIVPASKVAYVEVGSSVVGQVGFRG from the coding sequence GTGGAGGTCAAGATCGGCGTGCAGCACGCGCCCCGCGAGCTCGTCGTGGACACCGACGTCACCGGCGACCACGTCCAGGAGCTCCTGGCCCAGGCCGTGGCGGCGGACTCCGTCTTCACCCTGACCGACGTCAAGGGCCGCACCGTCATCGTCCCTGCCTCGAAGGTGGCCTACGTCGAGGTCGGCTCCAGCGTCGTCGGCCAGGTCGGCTTCCGCGGCTGA
- a CDS encoding ferritin-like fold-containing protein yields MTASPPGPDGPLALEDPAYREAVVDLLGAVAYGEISAFERLAEDARLAPTLEDKVAIATMAAGEFGKVGLLQRRLEELGADPFAAMAPFRAPIDSFHEHTAPSDWYESLIKAYVGDGLADDFYREVAAYLDVDTRDLIVSSLEETGHSAFVVDRVRAAIARDPRLGGRLALWGRRLVGEALIQAQRVAAERDSLSALLAGGTDRPGLDLAAIGRMFARLTERHAERMDTLGLAS; encoded by the coding sequence ATGACTGCATCCCCGCCCGGACCGGACGGCCCGCTCGCGCTGGAGGACCCGGCGTACCGGGAGGCGGTGGTCGACCTGCTGGGTGCGGTCGCGTACGGCGAGATCAGCGCCTTCGAGCGTCTCGCCGAGGACGCCCGGCTCGCGCCCACCCTCGAGGACAAGGTCGCGATCGCCACGATGGCGGCCGGTGAGTTCGGCAAGGTCGGGCTGCTGCAGCGGCGCCTCGAGGAGCTCGGCGCGGACCCGTTCGCCGCGATGGCGCCGTTCCGCGCGCCCATCGACTCCTTCCACGAGCACACCGCGCCGTCGGACTGGTACGAGAGCCTGATCAAGGCCTACGTCGGCGACGGGCTCGCCGACGACTTCTACCGCGAGGTGGCGGCCTACCTCGACGTCGACACCCGCGACCTGATCGTCAGCTCGCTGGAGGAGACCGGCCACTCGGCGTTCGTCGTGGACCGGGTGCGCGCCGCGATCGCCCGCGACCCGCGCCTCGGCGGTCGGCTCGCGCTGTGGGGTCGCCGGCTGGTGGGCGAGGCGCTGATCCAGGCCCAGCGGGTGGCGGCCGAGCGGGACTCGCTCTCCGCGCTGCTCGCCGGCGGCACGGATCGCCCGGGCCTGGACCTGGCGGCGATCGGGCGGATGTTCGCCCGGCTCACCGAGCGGCACGCCGAGCGGATGGACACCCTCGGCCTCGCCAGCTGA
- a CDS encoding DEAD/DEAH box helicase codes for MTLSVALVGTDLIGQARTGTGKTLAFGIPVMQRSIAPSDPAYADLPQGKPQALIVAPTRELALQVSSDLHLASKDIGLRVLTVYGGVGYDTQLEALESGVDIVVGTPGRLIDLANRKALDLSHVHALVLDEADEMLDLGFLPDVERLLSMTPETRQTMLFSATMPSAIVALARTHMRHPMNIRAESSYENATVPTTAQFIYQAHDLDKSEMIGLILQAEDVEKIVVFTRTKRQAQRVADDLTERGFKASPLHGDMAQIAREKAMTKFREDKIQVLVATDVAARGIDVRGVSHVINYTCPEDDKTYVHRIGRTGRAGASGIAVTFVDWADLHRWKMINKALDLPFDSPLETYSTSEHFLHDMGVPPGVKGRIVAPAPVERKDRAPRQERSERPARDRDRNRRRTRSGESVAEGAEATTSESAPAASAAGAEAAGESAPGEGASRNRRRRRRRSTGGSGGAEGSSSTGADSGTASQDAPADA; via the coding sequence ATGACCCTCTCGGTCGCCCTGGTCGGCACCGACCTGATCGGCCAGGCCCGCACCGGCACCGGCAAGACGCTGGCCTTCGGCATCCCCGTGATGCAGCGCAGCATCGCGCCCAGCGACCCGGCGTACGCCGACCTGCCGCAGGGCAAGCCGCAGGCGCTGATCGTCGCCCCGACCCGCGAGCTCGCGCTCCAGGTCTCCAGCGACCTGCACCTGGCCAGCAAGGACATCGGCCTGCGCGTGCTGACCGTGTACGGCGGCGTCGGCTACGACACCCAGCTCGAGGCGCTCGAGTCCGGCGTCGACATCGTCGTCGGCACCCCGGGCCGGCTGATCGACCTGGCCAACCGCAAGGCCCTCGACCTGTCCCACGTGCACGCCCTGGTGCTCGACGAGGCCGACGAGATGCTGGACCTGGGCTTCCTGCCCGACGTCGAGCGGCTGCTGTCGATGACCCCCGAGACCCGGCAGACGATGCTGTTCTCCGCGACGATGCCCTCGGCGATCGTCGCCCTGGCGCGCACCCACATGCGCCACCCGATGAACATCCGCGCGGAGTCCTCCTACGAGAACGCCACCGTCCCCACGACGGCGCAGTTCATCTACCAGGCCCACGACCTGGACAAGAGCGAGATGATCGGCCTGATCCTCCAGGCCGAGGACGTCGAGAAGATCGTGGTGTTCACCCGCACCAAGCGCCAGGCGCAGCGGGTGGCCGACGACCTCACCGAGCGCGGCTTCAAGGCCAGCCCGCTGCACGGCGACATGGCCCAGATCGCCCGCGAGAAGGCGATGACGAAGTTCCGCGAGGACAAGATCCAGGTGCTGGTGGCCACCGACGTCGCCGCGCGCGGCATCGACGTCCGCGGCGTCTCCCACGTCATCAACTACACCTGCCCCGAGGACGACAAGACCTACGTCCACCGCATCGGCCGCACCGGCCGCGCGGGCGCCTCGGGTATCGCGGTCACCTTCGTCGACTGGGCGGACCTGCACCGCTGGAAGATGATCAACAAGGCGCTGGACCTGCCCTTCGACTCTCCGCTGGAGACCTACTCCACCTCCGAGCACTTCCTGCACGACATGGGCGTGCCGCCGGGCGTCAAGGGCCGCATCGTGGCCCCGGCCCCGGTCGAGCGCAAGGACCGCGCGCCGCGCCAGGAGCGCAGCGAGCGCCCGGCCCGCGACCGCGACCGCAACCGTCGCCGCACCCGCAGCGGTGAGAGCGTCGCCGAGGGCGCCGAGGCCACCACGTCCGAGTCCGCGCCGGCCGCGTCCGCCGCCGGCGCCGAGGCGGCCGGTGAGTCCGCTCCCGGTGAGGGCGCGAGCCGCAACCGCCGCCGTCGCCGCCGCCGCTCCACCGGCGGCTCGGGCGGCGCCGAGGGCTCCTCGAGCACCGGCGCCGACAGCGGCACCGCGTCGCAGGACGCGCCCGCCGACGCCTGA
- a CDS encoding L,D-transpeptidase — protein sequence MARHRAPLRPRYGRISALAAALLVTLVAVLGGTGVLPDGPGGSAPERAEQASAPVAEDADPASAGRAADEHTSAPERAAYAVVDAAAYAAGLSFDTSLPPGSGQGRRVVYSESRQRVWLVEDGDRVAHTYLVSGTVHDNLEPGTYEVYSRSADAVGIEDSGTMKWFVRFTQGPSGAAIGFHDIPVKDGVPLQGVDELGTPTSHGCIRQRRSDARMLWDFAPLGTTVVVTR from the coding sequence ATGGCCCGACACCGCGCGCCCCTGCGTCCGCGCTACGGCCGGATCTCCGCCCTCGCGGCGGCCCTCCTGGTGACCCTGGTGGCGGTGCTGGGCGGCACCGGTGTGCTGCCCGACGGCCCGGGCGGCTCCGCCCCCGAGCGCGCCGAGCAGGCGTCGGCACCGGTGGCCGAGGACGCAGACCCGGCGTCGGCCGGCCGGGCCGCGGACGAGCACACGAGCGCTCCCGAGCGCGCGGCGTACGCCGTGGTCGACGCCGCTGCCTATGCCGCCGGGCTCTCCTTCGACACCTCGCTGCCCCCGGGGTCCGGCCAGGGGCGCCGGGTGGTCTACAGCGAGAGTCGGCAGCGGGTGTGGCTCGTCGAGGACGGCGACCGCGTCGCGCACACCTACCTCGTCTCCGGCACCGTCCACGACAACCTCGAGCCGGGCACCTACGAGGTCTACTCACGCTCCGCGGACGCGGTGGGCATCGAGGACTCCGGCACCATGAAGTGGTTCGTGCGGTTCACCCAGGGGCCCTCGGGCGCCGCCATCGGCTTCCACGACATCCCGGTCAAGGACGGCGTGCCGCTGCAGGGCGTCGACGAGCTCGGTACGCCGACCTCGCACGGGTGCATCCGCCAGCGGCGCTCCGACGCCCGGATGCTGTGGGACTTCGCTCCGCTCGGCACCACCGTCGTCGTCACCCGCTGA
- a CDS encoding ParA family protein, with product MSTTLALANQKGGVAKTTSVASIGAALVELGHSVLLVDLDPQACLTFSLGIDPEDLELSVHQVLTQGLDPLEVIVGTEDGVDLLPATIELARAEAELLTRTGREQVLAGVLSDLDEALAETEEGGYDWVLLDCPPSLGVLTVAALTAADGVLVPLQCETLSHRGVGQLLDTVHDVRRFTNRGLEVWGVLPTLYDGRTQHARTVLETISSTYDLEVVEPPIPKTIKFAEAPAVGRSILRTSRTSKGAAAYRAVAESLVQRSQRPKAAPKTARKAGQQSSRSSRESS from the coding sequence GTGAGCACCACACTCGCGCTCGCCAACCAGAAGGGCGGCGTCGCCAAGACCACCTCGGTCGCCTCGATCGGTGCCGCGCTCGTCGAGCTCGGCCACTCGGTGCTGCTCGTCGACCTCGACCCGCAGGCCTGCCTGACCTTCTCCCTCGGCATCGACCCCGAGGACCTGGAGCTCTCGGTCCACCAGGTGCTCACCCAGGGCCTGGACCCGCTCGAGGTCATCGTCGGCACCGAGGACGGCGTCGACCTGCTGCCGGCCACCATCGAGCTGGCCCGCGCCGAGGCCGAGCTGCTCACCCGCACCGGACGCGAGCAGGTGCTCGCCGGGGTGCTCAGCGACCTCGACGAGGCGCTGGCCGAGACCGAGGAGGGCGGCTACGACTGGGTCCTGCTCGACTGCCCGCCCTCGCTGGGCGTGCTCACGGTGGCGGCGCTGACCGCCGCCGACGGCGTGCTGGTGCCGCTGCAGTGCGAGACGCTCTCGCACCGCGGCGTCGGGCAGCTGCTCGACACCGTGCACGACGTGCGCCGCTTCACCAACCGCGGCCTGGAGGTGTGGGGCGTGCTGCCCACGCTGTACGACGGGCGCACCCAGCACGCGCGCACGGTGCTGGAGACGATCTCCTCGACCTACGACCTCGAGGTCGTCGAGCCGCCGATCCCCAAGACCATCAAGTTCGCCGAGGCGCCCGCGGTCGGGCGCTCGATCCTGCGCACCAGCCGCACCAGCAAGGGCGCGGCGGCGTACCGAGCGGTCGCCGAGAGCCTCGTGCAGCGCTCCCAGCGCCCGAAGGCCGCCCCGAAGACTGCCCGGAAGGCCGGGCAGCAGTCGTCCCGCTCCTCCCGGGAGTCGTCCTGA
- a CDS encoding SDR family NAD(P)-dependent oxidoreductase, which produces MSHDQDAPVAASTSPAAPAGTAGPASQTRRTALVTGPTAGIGRSFAEQLARGGHDLVLVARDRERLEEVAATLRASYAVDVEVLPADLADRAQLRVVEDRLRDPARPVDLLVNNAGFGLKGRFLDNDVDAETAMLDVLVTAVMRLSHAALGPMAARGSGGIINVSSVAAFLPRGTYSAAKAWVNSFSEWAAQEYRDRGVTITALCPGFTRTEFHSRMDVRQDSAPDFLWLDADELVATALADHARGRVYSVPSLQYKAITTAARVVPNRLLQRLQSLGRR; this is translated from the coding sequence ATGTCTCACGACCAGGACGCTCCCGTCGCCGCTTCCACGTCCCCCGCCGCCCCCGCCGGCACCGCCGGCCCCGCCAGTCAGACCCGCCGCACCGCGCTCGTCACCGGCCCGACCGCCGGCATCGGACGCTCCTTCGCCGAGCAGCTGGCCCGCGGTGGTCACGACCTGGTCCTGGTCGCCCGCGACCGGGAGCGGCTCGAGGAGGTGGCCGCCACCCTGCGCGCGTCGTACGCCGTGGACGTGGAGGTGCTTCCCGCCGACCTCGCCGACCGCGCCCAGCTGCGCGTCGTGGAGGACCGGCTGCGCGACCCGGCGCGGCCGGTCGACCTGCTGGTCAACAACGCCGGGTTCGGGCTCAAGGGCCGCTTCCTCGACAACGACGTGGACGCCGAGACCGCGATGCTCGACGTCCTGGTCACCGCGGTGATGCGGCTGTCCCACGCCGCCCTCGGCCCGATGGCGGCGCGCGGCAGCGGCGGCATCATCAACGTCTCCAGCGTGGCGGCGTTCCTGCCCCGCGGCACCTACTCGGCCGCCAAGGCGTGGGTGAACAGCTTCAGCGAGTGGGCGGCGCAGGAGTACCGCGACCGCGGCGTCACCATCACCGCGCTGTGCCCGGGCTTCACCCGCACCGAGTTCCACTCCCGCATGGACGTGCGCCAGGACTCCGCGCCCGACTTCTTGTGGCTCGATGCCGACGAGCTGGTCGCCACCGCGCTCGCCGACCACGCGCGCGGTCGGGTCTACTCGGTGCCGAGCCTGCAGTACAAGGCGATCACCACCGCGGCCCGGGTGGTCCCGAACCGCCTGCTCCAGCGCCTGCAGTCGCTCGGCCGCCGCTGA
- a CDS encoding MarC family protein produces MSSVLDTVLVVEVFVTLFVIMDPVGTIPIFLSLTSGRAEGYARRAALTAVVVSFFVIVAFALFGQSILSYLHISLPALQCAGGLLLLLIALELLTGNDKEPTSTTGNVAIVPLATPLLAGPGAIVAVMLFVERVDDTATFSAVAIGIVAVHLMLWAAMRFSLPILRLIRESGVLLVTRIAGLLLSAIAVQLIADAVRAFIAGEG; encoded by the coding sequence GTGAGCTCTGTCCTCGACACGGTCCTGGTCGTCGAGGTCTTCGTGACCCTGTTCGTGATCATGGACCCGGTCGGCACGATCCCGATCTTCTTGTCGCTGACCAGCGGCCGCGCGGAGGGGTACGCCCGCCGGGCGGCCCTCACCGCGGTCGTCGTCTCGTTCTTCGTGATCGTCGCCTTCGCCCTGTTCGGCCAGTCGATCCTGTCCTACCTGCACATCTCGCTGCCCGCGCTGCAGTGTGCGGGCGGTCTGCTGCTGCTCCTGATCGCCCTCGAGCTGCTGACCGGCAACGACAAGGAGCCGACCTCGACCACCGGCAACGTCGCGATCGTGCCGCTGGCGACGCCGCTGCTGGCCGGCCCCGGCGCGATCGTGGCGGTGATGCTCTTCGTCGAGCGCGTCGACGACACCGCCACCTTCAGCGCGGTGGCGATCGGCATCGTCGCGGTGCACCTCATGCTGTGGGCGGCGATGCGCTTCTCGCTGCCGATCCTGCGCCTGATCCGCGAGTCCGGCGTCCTGCTGGTCACCCGAATCGCCGGTCTGCTGCTCTCCGCCATCGCGGTGCAGCTGATCGCCGACGCGGTCCGCGCGTTCATCGCCGGCGAGGGCTGA
- a CDS encoding PHP domain-containing protein yields the protein MRIDLHTHSRASDGTQTPTELVLAARAAGLDVLAITDHDTAAGWDEAADAARSVGIELVRGMEISTSHRGHSVHLLAYLPDPTYPPLVAELDAVLEGRRGRVPEMLSRLRDLGIDIDADDVRRAGHGTAATGRPHVADALVTKGVVADRTEAFDRFLGWGRPAHVVRYAAELVDVLGHVSAAGGVSVIAHPWGRSRHRFPDRDDLAELRAHGLAGIEVDHQDHDAATRAELRGLARELDLVITGASDHHGAGKVDHELGVNTTHPDEYARLLDLAAIASARSGRPTPEVVRP from the coding sequence GTGCGCATCGATCTCCACACCCATTCCCGGGCGAGCGATGGCACCCAGACCCCCACCGAGCTGGTGCTCGCAGCCCGCGCCGCCGGGCTCGACGTGCTCGCGATCACCGACCACGACACCGCCGCCGGCTGGGACGAGGCCGCGGACGCCGCCCGGTCGGTCGGGATCGAGCTGGTGCGCGGGATGGAGATCAGCACCAGCCACCGCGGCCACAGCGTGCACCTGCTCGCCTACCTGCCCGACCCGACCTACCCGCCGCTGGTCGCCGAGCTGGACGCCGTGCTCGAGGGCCGCCGCGGCCGGGTGCCGGAGATGCTCTCCCGCCTGCGCGACCTCGGCATCGACATCGACGCCGACGACGTGCGCCGCGCCGGCCACGGGACCGCGGCCACCGGCCGTCCCCACGTCGCCGACGCCCTGGTGACCAAGGGCGTGGTGGCTGATCGCACCGAGGCGTTCGACCGCTTCCTGGGCTGGGGCCGCCCCGCCCACGTCGTGCGGTACGCCGCGGAGCTGGTCGACGTCCTCGGCCACGTCAGCGCCGCCGGCGGGGTGAGCGTCATCGCCCACCCGTGGGGTCGCAGCCGGCACCGCTTCCCCGACCGCGACGACCTCGCCGAGCTCCGGGCCCACGGCCTGGCCGGGATCGAGGTCGACCACCAGGACCACGACGCCGCCACCCGCGCGGAGCTGCGCGGCCTGGCCCGCGAGCTCGACCTGGTCATCACCGGCGCCAGCGACCACCACGGCGCCGGCAAGGTCGACCACGAGCTCGGCGTCAACACCACGCATCCCGACGAGTACGCCAGGCTCCTGGACCTGGCCGCCATCGCGTCCGCGCGCAGCGGACGCCCGACCCCTGAAGTGGTACGCCCGTGA
- a CDS encoding DUF6758 family protein translates to MSVPGCPRCATPVARDGASGWSCPEHGLIAPLWRAPEASYDAFAQHLVHSRGFPTYLPWPLSPGWAITDVAAAGEAGRVRATMTGCSGASDADGPVDLLVVAEEPGVGLGARVAGTRYADPGTEIGRGPAAASVRIGSQTVRLWTVSISAEPGEWDRSVVAGEADGRWLWIVVRPAPAVLLLGRDLVLRDVSGIGAPLVDLPYGGPHPLW, encoded by the coding sequence ATGTCCGTGCCCGGCTGCCCGCGCTGCGCCACGCCCGTGGCACGCGACGGCGCGAGTGGCTGGAGCTGTCCCGAGCACGGCCTGATCGCGCCGCTGTGGCGCGCACCGGAGGCGTCGTACGACGCGTTCGCCCAGCACCTGGTGCACAGCCGGGGGTTCCCGACGTACCTGCCCTGGCCGCTGAGCCCCGGCTGGGCGATCACCGACGTGGCCGCAGCGGGCGAGGCCGGCCGGGTGCGCGCGACCATGACCGGATGCTCGGGCGCGAGCGACGCCGACGGCCCGGTCGACCTCCTCGTGGTGGCCGAGGAGCCCGGGGTCGGCCTCGGTGCCCGGGTGGCCGGCACCCGCTACGCCGACCCCGGCACGGAGATCGGCCGCGGCCCGGCGGCGGCCTCGGTGCGGATCGGCAGCCAGACCGTGCGCCTGTGGACGGTCTCGATCAGCGCCGAGCCGGGGGAGTGGGACCGCAGCGTCGTGGCCGGCGAGGCGGACGGTCGCTGGCTGTGGATCGTCGTGCGACCGGCGCCGGCGGTCCTGCTGCTGGGCCGGGACCTGGTGCTGCGCGACGTGTCCGGGATCGGGGCGCCGCTGGTGGACCTGCCCTACGGCGGGCCCCACCCGCTGTGGTGA
- the cobT gene encoding nicotinate-nucleotide--dimethylbenzimidazole phosphoribosyltransferase — protein sequence MPTVHPPSADHRALAERRLADLATPAGALGRLGDLAIWLAAAQGQVPPAPLSEVRAVVFAGDHGVAQHGVSAYPTAITASMVRTMASGRAVISVLAAQHGVALRVLDLGVATDLDDLPAAVSSRKIRAGSGAIHVEDALTHSETRAALGVGEAVAAEEIAAGAQLLVGGDMGIGNTTVATALLAASLGLDAAEVTGRGTGVDDAGLERKTAVIQQALDRVGLRAEDPIETLTALGSADIAAQAGFLAAAARARVPVLLDGVISVAAAVMADRLAPGAAAWFLAGHRSTEPAQSVALDKLGLVPVVDLDMRLGEGSGALLALPVLRSAALVLRDVALLSEVMP from the coding sequence GTGCCGACCGTTCATCCGCCCTCTGCCGACCACCGCGCGCTCGCCGAGCGCCGACTGGCCGACCTCGCCACGCCGGCCGGAGCGCTCGGTCGGCTGGGCGACCTCGCGATCTGGCTGGCCGCGGCCCAGGGGCAGGTGCCGCCGGCCCCGCTGAGCGAGGTCCGCGCGGTCGTCTTCGCCGGCGACCACGGCGTGGCCCAGCACGGGGTGTCCGCCTACCCCACGGCGATCACGGCCTCGATGGTCCGCACGATGGCCTCCGGACGCGCGGTCATCTCGGTGCTGGCCGCCCAGCACGGCGTCGCCCTGCGCGTGCTCGACCTCGGCGTCGCCACCGACCTCGACGACCTACCGGCCGCGGTGTCCTCGCGCAAGATCCGTGCGGGCAGCGGCGCGATCCATGTCGAGGACGCGCTGACCCACTCCGAGACGCGCGCCGCCCTCGGGGTCGGCGAGGCGGTGGCGGCGGAGGAGATCGCCGCCGGCGCCCAGCTGCTCGTCGGCGGGGACATGGGCATCGGCAACACGACGGTGGCCACCGCGCTGCTCGCCGCCTCCCTCGGGCTGGACGCCGCCGAGGTCACCGGCCGCGGCACCGGGGTGGACGATGCCGGCCTGGAGCGCAAGACCGCCGTGATCCAGCAGGCGCTGGACCGGGTCGGCCTGCGCGCCGAGGACCCCATCGAGACCCTCACCGCACTCGGCAGCGCCGACATCGCCGCCCAGGCCGGCTTCCTCGCCGCGGCGGCCCGCGCACGCGTCCCGGTGCTGCTCGACGGGGTCATCTCGGTCGCCGCGGCGGTGATGGCCGACCGGCTCGCACCGGGCGCGGCCGCCTGGTTCCTCGCCGGCCACCGCTCCACCGAGCCGGCCCAGTCCGTCGCCCTCGACAAGCTCGGCCTGGTGCCGGTGGTCGACCTCGACATGCGCCTCGGCGAGGGCAGCGGCGCGCTGCTCGCCCTCCCGGTGCTCCGCTCGGCGGCGCTGGTGCTGCGCGACGTCGCGCTGCTCAGCGAGGTCATGCCCTGA
- a CDS encoding adenosylcobinamide-GDP ribazoletransferase has translation MVLVDAARFAVGTLTAVPVAPPRVVDRRVALTGLLLAPLAVVPLGLLVTAVLFLGRELGLASLALGVAATAALALGSRAFHLDGLADTADALTSSYDRDRALAVMKRGDTGPAGAAALALTLGVQAASFASLALWQWGPVLAGALVCASRIAPALLCSRGLPAARPDGLTASYAGTLHPGVPLAAWTALAALLAAVTALTGLGWWRGVVCALVGLVLVAALARRAMRRLGGVTGDIHGAAIEIALAGMLLAAT, from the coding sequence GTGGTGCTGGTCGACGCGGCACGCTTCGCCGTCGGCACCCTCACCGCGGTGCCGGTGGCGCCGCCGCGCGTCGTCGACCGGCGGGTGGCGCTCACCGGGTTGCTCCTGGCCCCGCTGGCAGTGGTGCCGCTGGGGCTGCTCGTGACGGCGGTCCTGTTCCTCGGCCGCGAGCTCGGCCTGGCGTCGCTGGCGCTCGGCGTCGCGGCCACCGCCGCGCTCGCGCTCGGCAGCCGCGCCTTCCACCTCGACGGGCTGGCCGACACCGCCGACGCGCTGACCAGCTCCTATGACCGCGACCGCGCGCTGGCGGTGATGAAGCGCGGGGACACCGGCCCGGCCGGCGCGGCGGCGCTGGCGCTGACCCTGGGGGTGCAGGCGGCCTCGTTCGCCTCGCTGGCGCTGTGGCAGTGGGGACCGGTCCTCGCCGGCGCGCTCGTGTGCGCCTCGCGGATCGCCCCCGCGCTGCTGTGCAGCCGCGGCCTCCCCGCGGCCCGCCCGGACGGCCTCACCGCGTCGTACGCCGGCACGCTGCACCCGGGCGTCCCGCTCGCGGCGTGGACGGCCCTGGCCGCCCTGCTCGCCGCGGTGACGGCGCTCACCGGGCTGGGATGGTGGCGCGGCGTCGTGTGCGCGCTGGTCGGGCTGGTGCTCGTCGCAGCGCTCGCCCGTCGAGCGATGCGCCGCCTGGGTGGCGTCACCGGCGACATCCACGGGGCGGCGATCGAGATCGCGCTCGCCGGCATGCTGCTGGCCGCGACCTGA